GCCGGCGTCGTTCGGGCTGGGTTGGGCCGTCGCGCCGTGGCCGCTGGTGCTCACCGCGATCGGCATCGGTGTGGTCGGCCTCTCCGCCCACACCGTCCGGGCCGCCCGGGCGCACGTCCTCGCCGCCGGGGTGGTCGGGCTGGTCGGCGCCGGGGCGTCGCTGGCCCGGCCGGCGCTCACCGCCGCCGTGCTGCTCGCCCTCTTCGTGGGCGCGGTGCTGGTGACGCTCGCCCCCCGAGTCCGGATCGCCTCGGCCACAGCGGCGGACATGCTCACCGCCTGGGCCGCCGGGGGCGCGGCGTTCGCCCTGCCGGGCGCGGTGGCCGCCTTCGTGGCCGCGCTGATCCCCGCCGGTCCGGTGCTCACCCCGGCCGCCCAGCGGGAGATCACCGTCCCGATCCTCGCGTCGAGCTTCCTGGCCGTCTGCGTGACGCTCGGTTACGCGGCGATCGTCCAGGTGTCGCAGCGGGAGATCAGTCCCCCGTTGGCGGTCGGGGCCGGGCTGGGCGCGCTGGTCGTCGCCGGAGCGGCCTTCGTCGCACCCGGCACCACCTCCGCCGACGCCTGGGTCGCCGCGCTGCTGCTGGGTGCCGCGCTGCTGCTCTTCCTCGCGCCGACCATCGACGCCCGGGGCCGGGCCGCCTTCGCCCTCGACGGCGCCGACCTCGCCGCGGCGGCGGCCACCGCCGCGCTCGTCGCCACCCTGCTACGGATCGCGGCGGTGCTCGTCCCCGGCGCGCAGCTGCTGGTCGCGGCGGCGCTGGTGCTGCTGGTCGCGGTCGCCGCCCGGACGATGCCCGACGAGTGGCGACGTGGCCCGATCCTGGGCATGGCCGTGGCCGGGGCGATCATCGGTGCGCTGGCCGGCTGGATGGCCCTGCGCGGGGGCTTCGGGGTGATCGCGGTGCCCGGACCGATCTGGGCGGGGGACCTGACCGGCTGGCCGGCCGCGCCCGTCGGCGGCGCCACCGCGCAGGCCCCGGTGGCGCTGGTCCTGCTCGGTGTCGCCGCCGCGATCCTCCTGCCCGAGCCCTGGAAGCACGACGTCTCCGGCGCGGCGGCGGTGCTGGCCACCATCGGTGCGCCTGCCGCGTTCGACCTGCCCTGGTGGTCGCCGGTGCTGGTCGGTGGCACGGTCGCCACCGTCTTCGGGATGGCCGCCGTCACGGCGACCGACCCACGGGCCGGGCTCTCCCGGGCCACCGTGGCCGCGCTGGTGGCGCTGCACGGGGTCGGTGCGGGGCTGGTCCGCCCGTGGACCACCGCGCTGGCGCTGAGCATCGTGGTGCTGGTCGGGGTGACCGTCGCCGGACTGGCCCGGATGTTCGCCGGCCGGCAGACCGAGCGGATCGAGCTGGACGGGATGCCGCCGCACCTGGTCACGATCGGTGGTCTCGGCACGGCGGCGGCCCTGCTCGCGTTCCCCGGCGTGGTCGCCGCGCTGGCCGCCGAGGCCGGGCACGGCCCCCAGGTCCTGCTCACCGGCGCGCTGGCCGCGTCCAGCATCGGCGTGGCGGCGGTGGCCGCCCTCCGGCGGCGGGTGCCGCAGTACCTGCCGTACGCGAGTTTCGGCGTGGCCGCCGGGGCCACCGTCAGCGCGCTGGGGGCGATCCTCACCGGCCTGCCCGTCGGGGTCTTCGCGGCGGCGGCGGCCCTGCTCGGTGTCCTCGCCGAACTGGTCCGGGCCGCCACCATGCCCCCGGCCACCTCGGCCCAGCCGGTCGGCCGCTGGTCGGTGCTGATCGACGGGGCACTGCGCCGGATGCCGGACCGGATCGCCGACCGCCGCTGGCGGGTCAGCCCGGCGGCCGGCGCGCTCGCCGCCGCCGCGCTGCCGATCGCGCTGGCGGTGGCCTCGATCGCACCAGCCCTGGTGGTCGCGCTGGTCGAGCCGTACGGGACGCTGTCGCGGATCTGGGACGGCCCGCCGCCGCAACTGTTCACGCCGCCGGCCGGCGCGGCCGACCCGACCCACGTGCTGACCGCCCTGCTGCTCACCGTCTGCGCGGCGCTCGCCGCGACCGCGTTCAGCGGCGGACAGTACTTCCGGGCGATCCCGGTGGTGCTGCCCGGACTCGCGGTCACCGTGCTCATCGCGCCGATCGCGCTCGGCCGGGGCTGGCCGCAGACCACCCTGGCCGCGCTGGCGGTGTTCGCCCTGGCGATGCTCGGGTTGGCGCTGACCCCACCGCCGCCCGAAGCCGAGCGGGCCAGGTCGCTGCGCTGGACCCGGGTGCTGACCTTCGGCATCGGACTCGCCGGCGGCGGGGCCGGATTGGCCGGCAGCCTGGCCACCCGGGAACTGACCGTCTTCACCCTCGCCGGGGCGGTCGCGGTCGGTACGGTCGCCGCGCTGTTCGGCAGCTCCGAGCGGGCCCGCATCCTCGGCTGGCTGTTCGCCTCGCTGATGGCCCAGTTGCTGGTGCTCACCATCGGCCTGGTCGCCGGGCTCGCCCCGATCTGGTCCGCGTTCGGGGTGCTGGCAGTCGGCGCGGCGCTCCAGGTGTTCGCCGCCCGGCTGCCCCGACTCCGCCGGCCGGAGGCGCACCGTGAGGCGGCCACCGTGGAGTGGAGCGGGTACGCCGCCGCGCTGATCGCGCTGGCCCTGGCCTTCGACTCGCCGCGCCACGTCGCCGCTCTGCTGGCCGGCTGGGGTGCGGTGCTCGGGGTGGCCGCCACCCGGCCGGGCCGCCGCCCGACCGAGCGGCGCATCCTGTTCTGGTCGGTGGTGGGCTGCGAGATCGTCGCCTGGTGGATCCTGATGCGGGTCGCCGACGTGGCGCTGCCCGAGGCGTACACGCTGCCGTTCGCGGCCCTCGCCCTGCTGGTCGGGGTGCTGGAGCTGCGGGAGCGGCCGGAGCTGAGCAGTTGGGTGGCGTACGGGCCGGCGCTGGTGGTCGCGTTCCTGCCGACCCTGGCGATCGTGCTGGCCACCGACTCCAGCATGCTCCGGCAGGTGTTCCTGCTGCTCGGTGCGGTGGCCGTCCTGGTCTGGGGTTCGATGACCCAGCAGCAGGCCCCGGTGATCGTCGGGGCGGTGGTCACCGCGTTCGCCGCGCTGCACGCGCTGTTCAGTTTCGGGCCCTGGCTGGCGCTGCTCCTGGTCGGCCTGGTGCTGCTGGCGCTCGGCGCGAGCAACGAGCGCCGCCGCCGCGCCCAGGACCGCCTCCAGGCGGCCCTCCGCAGCATGCGCTGAACCCACCGGCCCCGCTGCACTGCCGCCCCGGCCGCCCTCCGGGCTGAGGTGGTAGCAGGGGTCCCCTGTTACCGCTTTTTGAGTAGCAAGGGTCCCCTGCTACCACCTCAGACAAGAGCTGGCGGGGGTTCGGCGGGGCGGTGGGAACGGCGCTCAGGCCAGCGAGGCGCGGAGTGCGGCTTCCTTCTCGGCGACCATCTGTTCCAGGCTCGCCTGGTACGCCGTCATCCGCTCCCGGAGGATCGGATCCGCGGCGGCGAGGATACGGACGGCGAGCAGACCGGCGTTGCGCGCACCGCCGATCGACACGGTGGCCACCGGCACACCGGCCGGCATCTGCACGATGGAGAGCAGCGAATCCATCCCGTCCAGGTGCTTCAACGGCACCGGCACCCCGATCACCGGCAGCGGGGTGGCAGAGGCGACCATGCCGGGCAGGTGGGCGGCCCCACCGGCACCTGCGATGATCACCTTCAGGCCCCGGTCGGCGGCCGAGCGGGCGTACTCGATCATCTTGGTCGGGGTCCGGTGGGCGGAGACGACGCCCACCTCGTACGCCACCCCGAACTCGTCCAGCGCCTCGGCGGCGGCCCGCATGGTCGGCCAGTCCGAGTCACTACCCATGATCAGCCCGACCGTGCTCATGCTGTCCTCTCCTCCGGCTGCGTGGCTCGCGAGCTCATTCCTCGCGCTCACCGATCTGGCCCCTTGTTCACGACTGCGGGGCTCGCAAGCTCACTCCTCACGCTCACTGGGCATTCCCGTCGCGGAGCCAGCGGGCGGCTCGCGCGGCGCGCGCCCGTACGTCGTCGAGGTCGGTGCCGAGCACCGTGACGTGCCCGATCTTCCGACCCGGCCGGACCTGCTTGCCGTAGAGGTGCACCTTGGCGCCGGGCTCGGCCGCGAACAGGTGGTGCAGTCGCTCGTCGATCGGCATCCCACCCGGCTCGCCGCCAAGCACGTTCGCCATCACCACGACCGGCGCGGTGAGCGAGGTGTCTCCCATCGGGTAGTCGAGAACCGCCCGCAGGTGCTGCTCGAACTGCGAGGTCCGGGCCCCCTCGATGGTCCAGTGCCCCGAGTTGTGCGGGCGCATGGCCAGCTCGTTGACCACCAGCCCGGTCGGGGTTTCGAAGAGCTCGACCGCGAGCAGGCCGACCACACCGAGCGCGGTGGCCAGGTCGATGGCGAGCTGCTGGGCGACGACCGCCAGCTCCTCCGGCAGGTCCGGCGCGGGGGCCAACACCTCGACGCAGATGCCGTCGCGCTGCACCGTCTCCACCACCGGGTAGACGGCGACCTGCCCGAACGGCGAACGGGCCACCTGTACGGCCAGCTCGCGGCGCAGCCGTACCCGCTCCTCCACGATCAGCGACGTGCCCCCGGCGAGTAGCGTGTCCGCCAGCTCGGTCGCCTGGGCCGGGTCGTCGACCAGCCAGACGCCCCGGCCGTCGTAGCCGCCCCGAGCCGCCTTGAGGACCACCGGCCAGCCGGTCGTCGTACCGAAGTCGACCAGGTCGGCGGGGGCAGTGACCGGCCGCCAGGCGGGCACCGGCGCGCCGAGTTCGGTCAGCCGTTCCCGCATCGCGTGCTTGTCCTGGGCGTACACCAGGGCGTCGGCCGGCGGGTAGAGCTTCACCCCCTCGTCGGACAGGGCGCGGATGTGCTCGGTCGGCACGTGCTCGTGGTCGAAGGTGACCACGTCGCAGCCCTTCGCGAAGGTGCGCAGCGCCACCAGGTCGGTGTGGTCGCCGTACCGCACGTCGGCGGCGACCAGCGCCGCGCCGTCGTCGGGGGTGAGGGCGAGCACGCGCAGTGACTGGCCGAGGGCGATCGCGGCCTGGTGGGTCATCCGGGCCAACTGGCCACCGCCCACCATGCCGACAACGGGGAGACCGGTACGGGAGTCCATAGCGGCGCCCAGCCTATCCGGGCCGCCCTGGGTGCCGGCACGCACCGCCTGACCTGGGTTGCAGGGGTCCCCTGCTACGCAAAAAGCGGTAACAAGGGTCCCCTCCTACCACCCCAGCCGGGTGTGGGCTACGTGAACTGGGTGAGCAGGTCGTCGACGGTGGTGACCGGGCGTTGGCAGACGAAACCCTGACAGACGTACGCCGTGGCGCGGCCGTCGACCATCGGGCGGTCCGCGAGCAGCGGCACCCCGGGCTGGTCCGGCCGGCCGGCGACGACCACCGCCCCGGGCGGGGCGTGCCGGTACGCTGCGGCGACCAGCGGGTCCCCGGCCGGGTCGTCGGTGACCACGGCGATCTCATACGGACCGGAGAGCAGCGCCTCGCCGACGGCTGCCGCGTACCCGGTGAACCGGGCGTGCCGACCGACCAGCGGGGCGACGGTGGCCAGGGCGGCCTCGGCGGCCTCCCGGTAGCGGGTCAGCCCGGTCAACGCCGCGTAGCTGACCAGCGCCGCGACGATCGCCGAGCGGCCGGACGGGGTGGCGTTGTCGGTCGGGTCGGCCGGCCGGGTGACCAGCCGTTCGGCGTCGTCGGCGGTGTCGTAGAAGCCGCCGTCAGGCGCGGCGAACCGGGCCAGCGCGGTGTCCAGCAGCCCGCCGGCCAGGTCCAGCCAGCGTCCCTCGCCGGTGAGCTGGTGCATCGCGCAGAACGCCTCGGCCACACAGCCGTAGTCCTCCAGCACGCCAGCCGGTTCGCCGACCACGCCGTCCCGGGAGACCCGGCGCAGCCGGCCGTCGACGAGGTGCACGGTGGCGAGATGCTCGGCCGCGTCCCGCATCGCGCCGTCGGCGACGATGGTGACGCCCTCCAGCAGGTTGTCCTCCGTGTCCTCGCCGGCCGCGCCCCGGGTCTCGACCAGGCGGACGAACTCCGCGATGGCGGTGATCGCCAGGCCGTTCCAGGCCGCGACCACCTTGTCGTCGCGGGCCGGTTGGGGGCGGGTGTCCCGGGCGGCGAGCAGCCGGCGGACGACGTCCTGCCAGCGGGCCTGCACCGCCGGGTCGGCGTCGTCGACGTCCCGGGCCAGCCGCAACACGCTCGTGCCGGCTTCGAAGGTGCCGGTGGAGGTGACCCCGAACAGGTCGGCGGCGAAGCGGCCGTCCTGCTCGCCCAGCACCTCGACGAGCTGGGCCGGGGTCCAGACGTAGGTGAGTCCCTCGACGCCCTCGGTGTCCGCGTCGAGGGCGGAGGCGAAGCCCTCGCCGGGGCGGTGCAGCTCGTCGGCGATGAACCGGGCGGTGTCCCGGGCCACCCGGGCGGCCAGGGGATCCCCGGTGAGTCGCCAGAGCTGGGTGTAGACCCGCAGCAGCAGGGCGTTGTCGTAGAGCATCTTCTCGAAGTGCGGCACGGTCCAGTGGCCGTCCACCGAGTACCGGGCGAACCCGCCGGCGAGCTGGTCGTGGAGGCCACCCCGGGCCATCGCCTCGCAGGTGTGCCGGACGATCTCCAGCGCCTGCCGGGAGCCGGTGCGCTGATGGTGCCGGAGCAGCGCGAGCAGGTTCATATGCGGCGGGAACTTCGGTGCGCCGCCGAACCCGCCGTTCGTGGCGTCGTACTCGCTGGCGAGCTGGTCGGTGGCGGCGTCGAGCAGTTCGGCGGTGAGCGGGGCGGTGAGGCCGCCGACGGCCTGCGCGCCGCCGATCGCCTCGACCACCGCGGCCCCCTGCCGGAGTACGGCGTCGCGCTGCTCCCGCCAGGCGGTGCCGACCGACTCGAGCAACCGGACGAAGTTGGGCTTGGGGAAGTACGTGCCGCAGAAGAACGGGGTGCCGTCCGGGGTGGCGAAGACCGTCATTGGCCAGCCACCCTGCCCGGTCATCGCCTGGGTGGCGATCATGTAGACCGCGTCGACGTCCGGCCGCTCCTCCCGGTCCACCTTGATCGCCACGAAGCCCTCGTCGATCAGGCGACCCACGGCCTCGTCCTCGAAGGACTCGTGCGCCATGACGTGGCACCAGTGGCAGGCCGAGTAGCCGATCGAGACGAGCACCGGCACGTCGCGCCGTTTCGCCTCGGCGAACGCCTCGTCGCACCAGGGCCACCAGTCGACCGGGTTGTCGGCGTGCTGGAGGAGGTACGGACTGGTGGCTTTGGCGAGTCGATTCACCGCACGACGATAATCCGTACGGCAAGCACGGATTGCGGCAACTCGGGCTCATACCGGCGCGGGACACCCCGACATGCCGCAACTGGAGTGGATCGAGGGCGACCGGCGATGGCGCGGCGGTCAGGACGCCCCGTCGGCGCGGAGTGGGAAGACGTTCGCGGTGGCCGAGTCCAGCAGCGACCCGAGCACCGCGGAGATCTTGTCGGCGGGCATCGGCTTGAAGAAGTGGTAGCCCTGGGCGGCGGTGCAGCCCAGCTCGGCCAGGGCGATCCGCTGCTCGGCAGTCTCCACCCCCTCGGCGACGACCCGCAGCCCCAGCTCGTGGGCGAGCCCGACGGTGGTCCGGACGATCGCCGCCGCCTCCGGCGAGTCGGCCATCCGGATCACGAAGGAACGGTCCACCTTCACCTCGTCCACCGGCACCCGGGTCAGGAAGGTCAGCGAGGAGAAGCCGGTGCCGAAGTCGTCCACGGCGATCTGCACACCCAGCGCGCGGAGCGCGCCGAGGACCTCGTCGACCACCTCCAGCTCGCTCATCATCACCGTCTCGGTGATCTCCAGGACGAGCCGGCGCGGCGGGACGTCGTGCCGGCGCAGCGCCTCGGCGATCTCGGCGGGCAGGCGGGGGTCGAGCAGGCTACGCGCCGAGATGTTCACCGAGATCGGCACGTCCAGGCCGTCCCGGGCCCAGCCGGCGGCGACGGCCAGGGCCTTGTCCAGCACGTACCGGGTGAAGGCGCCGAGCTGTTCGCTGTGCTCGACCGGGCCGATGAAGTCGGCGGGGGTGAGCAGGCCACGACGCGGGTGCAGCCAGCGGACCAGCGCCTCCACCCCGGTCGGCGCGCCGGTGGCCAGGTCCACCGCCGGTTGCAGGGCGAGTTGGAGCTGGTCCTCGACGGCCAGCGCCTCGCGCAGCTCGGCCAGCAGGGTCAGTTGGTCGGTGCTGCCCGCGTCCCGCGAGTTGTCGTACGAGGCGACACTGCCGCCGCCCTTCTTCGCCTGGTACATCGCGATGTCGGCCCGGCGCAGCAGCTCGGCCAGGTCGGCGGTGCCGGCGCCGGCAACCACCACCCCGACCGACACCTCCGTCGACATCCGCACCCCGGACACCTCGGTCGGCGCGGCGAGCCGCTCCACGATCTCCCGGGCCCGGCGCAGCGCGTACGTCATTGGGGCGCTGCCGTTGTCGACCACCGGCAGGGCGGTCGTCAGCAGCGCGAACTCGTCGCCGCCGAGCCGGCCGAGCAGGTCGCCGGGGCGGACCAGGGAGCCCAGCCGGCTCGCGGTCAGTTGCAGCAGGTGGTCGCCGGCATTGTGGCCGAGTGTGTCGTTGACCTCTTTGAAGTGGTTGACGTCCAGCAGCAGCAACGCCACCGGGTGACCGTGCGAAAGCTGCCGCAACGCCTCGTCCCCCCGGGACAGCAGCGCGGCCCGGTTGACCAGTCCGGTGAGCGCGTCGTGCACCGCGTCGTACGACGACCGCTCGGCGACCCGGCGCAGTTCCCGGTGCGTCGCCGCGTCGTGCAGCGCGGCGGCCAGGGCGTCCGCGAACGCGGTGAAGGCGTCCTGTTCGGAATCGTTCGGGGCGGTCGAGCCGGCGAGGCGGATCCGCAGTTCGCCGACCCGGGTCGCGCCGACGGTGAGGGTACGGGTCAGTCCGTTCCCGGTGGCGGGTGCGGGCTCCGGCGGGGTGCACTGCCGCTGGGCCACCCGTCCCCCGACGTCCCCCCGGTACCGCCGCCAACGGCCGCCGTCCCCGACCAGGTAGACGTCGACCAACTCGGCCCGGAAGAGGGTGAGCGCGCCGGTCACGGCGGCCGTGGCCACGGCCCGCTCGTCGAGTTGGTTGAGCGTCCCGGTGGTCTCGGCGAACGTCCGCCAGGTGCGGCGTTCCTCCTCGGCCCGCAGCCGGTGCCGGTAGGTCTGCTGGAGCAGCCAGCACGGGGGCGGCAGGAGCAGCAGCCAGCGCGGATCGAGGCGGATCAGCGCGATGACCAGCAGCCCGACCACGACGTTGCCGACGAACATCAGCAGTTTGCCCCGCAGCGCCGCGAGGACCGGCGGCGCGACGGTGATCCCGTGTCGCAGGGCGAGGGCGAGCCCGCCGAGGGCGGCACCGGTCAGCAGGTACGTCGACGCGCCGGCGAGCAGGGCGAGGGCGAGGGCCGGCGTGGGCGGGGCGAGGAACGGTTGGCCGAGGGCGCTGGTGACCACGACGCCCAGGCCGGTGGCGGCGGTGACGGTGGCGACTATCCGGACGAGGTCCACGACCGGACGCCGGTCGGTCAGCGACAGCAGGCCCCAGGCGAGCGCCGTGCCGACCAGTGCCGCCGCCGGCAGCCAGCCGGCCGGTGCCAGGTACAGCGAGACGATCAGCGCGGCCTCACCCCAGGTGATGCTCACCATTCCGGCCGTGGCGCGGAAGCGCAGCCGGGCGAACTGGGCGGTACCGAACACCGCGACGGCGATGCCGAACCGGGCCAGCGGGGGCAGCGGGTCGTCCGGGGCGAGTCGGACGGGCACGGCGCAACCGGCGATCGCGGCCGTCAACGCGACCACCAGGAGCGCGCCGACGAGCAGACGTACCCGGGCCGGGGTGTCCCGGAGACCGAGCCGGTCCAGCGCGCGGTGGCCCCGGTCCGGGGTCACGGCGCCCCTCCGTCGGGCTGCTGTCCGGCCTGTCGGCGGGCAGCCGGTGCTGTGTTGGTCACTGGCGCCCCCTTCCGCGCACGGCTCGGGGGCTGACGGTCCCCCGGCGGAAGGCTAAGCCAAACCGGGGGACGACAACAGGGGGCGTTACCCCGATTCGACCCGGATCATGCCGGAAGAACGCCTTGCGATGCTGCTGGCACGCGTGCCGAGCGTTCGTCGGGTTTCTACGGCGACGTGGGGCGGTCTGTCGGATCAACGACTGCCCGCTCGGTCGTCGGGGCCTCCCGGTCGACCTTCGCGGTCTTCGTCGCCGGCCCCTGGTCAGGGAACCGGTCCGGCAGGCGGCGCAGCCGGGCGTTCATGTTGCGGATCAGCAGCACGGTGGCCGTGCCGAGAACCACGATGAGGAACAGGCCCATCGGGCCGGCCAGACCACCGGTACGGGTGTCCCCGAAGTTGTTCTGGGCCAGCACCTGCACGGCGGTCAGCATGGGTTTCCTCCGGTCTGCGGACTACGACCAGGGTATCCCCCGGCCCGGTCAGCGGGCATGGGCCCTCTCCCGGACCCCGGCGAAGAGGTCGGACTCGGGCAGCGGGCTGTCGACCAGCGACCGGGCCAGCTCGAAGTCCTCGGTCGGCCAGGCGCGCCGTTGCAGCTCCATCGGCACGTGGAACCAGAAGCCGTCCGGGTCGACCTGGGTGGCGTGGGCGCGCAGGGCGTCGTCGCGGACCGGGAAGTACTCCCCGCACTCCACGCGGGTGGTGACCCGGGGGCCCTTGTCCTCCCGGTCCTCCCAGCGCTCCAGCCACGGGCCGTACGGGGACTCCAGCCCGGCGTCGAGCATCGCCTCGTGCAGCGCGATGACCTTGCTCTTGGAGAAGCCCATGTCGTAGTAGAGCTTCAACGGCTGCCACGGGTCGCCGAGGTCCGGGTAGCGCTCCGGGTCGCCGGCCGCCTCGAAGGCCGCGATGCTGACCTTGTGACACATGATGTGGTCGGGGTGCGGGTACCCGCCGTCCTCGTCGTACGTGGTCACCACGTGCGGCTTGAACTCACGCATCAGCCGGACCAGCGCGCCGGCCGCCACCTCGACGTCCTGGAGGGCGAAGCACCCCTCCGGCAACGGCGGCAGCGGGTCGCCCTCGGGCAGCCCCGAGTCGACGAAGCCCAGCCATGCCTGCTCGACGCCGAGGATCGCCCGGGCGGCGTCCATCTCGGCCCGCCGGATCTCGCCGATGTTGTTCCAGACCTCCGGCCGGTCCAGCTTGGGGTTCAACACGCTGCCGCGTTCCCCGCCGGTACACGTCACGATCAGTACGTCCACCCCCTCGGCGACGTACTTGGCCGTGGTCGCGGCGCCCTTGCTCGACTCGTCGTCGGGATGGGCGTGGACGGCCATGAGACGCAGTTGCTCTGCCAAAGCCGTACTCCTCGTCTGTGCCCGACTCCGGAACGCTGGCCGGGCGGGATGAGCTGCCGATATCTCCATCAGCCCCGGCGAACCCGGCGGTCGACCGGTCAGCATGGGCGCTGACCTGCCAACACCGTGGTGCGGACGGGCTGAGAGGATGGACCAGGCCCATTCTTCCCGAAGCCAGTGACGACGACGCCAGGAGATACCCGCCGGTGACCGAGACGCACGCCACAACTACACCAGGTGCACCGGTATTCCCTCCCGGCCGGTACGGCCGGCGTCGGGAACCCGGCCGACGGCGCCCGTGGTTGACCCGGGTGCTGCTGGCGGTCGCGCTCGCGGTCTCCAGCCTGGCCGCGTTCCGCCTCTACCAGCAGTACGGCGACCCGACCTACGACGCCCAGGTGATCACCTACACCGACATCACCGACACCCAGGTGGTGGTCGAGTTCCGGGTCACCGTTCCGCCGGGTGGGTCGGCGGTCTGCCTGCTGCGGGCCCGCGACGTCGACGGGGTGGAGGTGTCCCGTGAGCAGGTGACGGTGACCGCCCCGGGCGACGAGCGGAGCGTCACCACCCGGCACCGGCTGGCCACCTCCGCCCGTCCCTTCATCGGCGAGGTCGTACGCTGCCGCGCGGCGGCCTGAGCCCACCCGCCCGGTCGAGTCCACCAGCCCGGATCGAGTCCGGCACCGGCATTTCCTCGTCGCCCACCCTGCTGTTGAGCTGCGGAAACACTTCTACGCAAGGGCATCGGGTGATCACCGGCGGTATTCATCACCCCGGAGTCGGGTGCGGCACTGGTAACTTGGTAGTTCACCTGTCAGCCAGCCCGCACAACCAAGGAGACCGCCTGTGTCCACCACTGGCAACGAGGCGCCCGCCACCTGGCTGTCCCAGGACGCGTACGACCGCCTGAAGGCCGAGCTCGACGAGCTGATCGCCAACCGCCCGGCGATGGCTGCGGAGATCAACGCCCGGCGCGAGGAAGGCGACCTGCGGGAGAACGGCGGCTACCACGCCGCCCGCGAAGAGCAGGGCAAGCAGGAGGGACGGATCCGCTACCTCCAGGAGTTCCTGCGCACCGCCCAGGTCGGTGAGGCGCCCAGCGCGGACATGGTCACACCCGGCATGGTCGTGACGATCTACTTCGACGACGACGCCGACGACAGCGAGACCTTCCTGCTCGGTTCGCGGGAGATCGCGTCCACCACCGACCTGACCGTCTACAGCCCGGAGTCCGCCCTCGGGCAGGCCATCCTGGGCGCGCGCGCCGGGCAGGCCGTCACCTACACCGCGCCCAGCGGCGCGGA
The nucleotide sequence above comes from Micromonospora pallida. Encoded proteins:
- a CDS encoding SCO7613 C-terminal domain-containing membrane protein is translated as MASFQCSSCGQEIKPARRCPVCGAEQPQWAAHIAKVERSIAEMKVREAEIAREQRQIAQKMQTALFQRDILAAAGEEKLKQATKPRRVLLRRRAARRTSDTPTGAAATGSPTGSPTDAPRRVPRQGTGSSDGPPPTTTTAAWLDADDPEHPPEASSREVQNIPLGLGALLIGVAAVVFAGVATSSMDALTQLLILLAATALMLLTAPVVARRGLVSTAETITAVGLVLVPLDGYALYAVALSGSGAVPGTVFAGLVFALTAGVGYGYAHWTGLRVPRFAAVLAVQPVLPLLAVNLVGGAAGWALVFTVVAAIDLWLARSPLTLERPVTPSLPDPDWERRATARPEGAPEEAGEVLGDPSTTTRADRTVPRPAAPARPVPWLAGLTFALHGVALALALAYAVTGLLRADTPLPVLGAAVVLLLAAGVALAGALALRRPPLPDLGAAIVTLAVIGALGRVAAVVLPGQVVLLVSLVIALTSVAVRAVPDRIRRGPQLASAVALTVTGLVVGAGALYAGIAPVRAALPAWAADLDRYPAVLDAAAGPGGWQLAVSALLLTVAAVLALPTEIRREFAVTGAAVTALAVPASFGLGWAVAPWPLVLTAIGIGVVGLSAHTVRAARAHVLAAGVVGLVGAGASLARPALTAAVLLALFVGAVLVTLAPRVRIASATAADMLTAWAAGGAAFALPGAVAAFVAALIPAGPVLTPAAQREITVPILASSFLAVCVTLGYAAIVQVSQREISPPLAVGAGLGALVVAGAAFVAPGTTSADAWVAALLLGAALLLFLAPTIDARGRAAFALDGADLAAAAATAALVATLLRIAAVLVPGAQLLVAAALVLLVAVAARTMPDEWRRGPILGMAVAGAIIGALAGWMALRGGFGVIAVPGPIWAGDLTGWPAAPVGGATAQAPVALVLLGVAAAILLPEPWKHDVSGAAAVLATIGAPAAFDLPWWSPVLVGGTVATVFGMAAVTATDPRAGLSRATVAALVALHGVGAGLVRPWTTALALSIVVLVGVTVAGLARMFAGRQTERIELDGMPPHLVTIGGLGTAAALLAFPGVVAALAAEAGHGPQVLLTGALAASSIGVAAVAALRRRVPQYLPYASFGVAAGATVSALGAILTGLPVGVFAAAAALLGVLAELVRAATMPPATSAQPVGRWSVLIDGALRRMPDRIADRRWRVSPAAGALAAAALPIALAVASIAPALVVALVEPYGTLSRIWDGPPPQLFTPPAGAADPTHVLTALLLTVCAALAATAFSGGQYFRAIPVVLPGLAVTVLIAPIALGRGWPQTTLAALAVFALAMLGLALTPPPPEAERARSLRWTRVLTFGIGLAGGGAGLAGSLATRELTVFTLAGAVAVGTVAALFGSSERARILGWLFASLMAQLLVLTIGLVAGLAPIWSAFGVLAVGAALQVFAARLPRLRRPEAHREAATVEWSGYAAALIALALAFDSPRHVAALLAGWGAVLGVAATRPGRRPTERRILFWSVVGCEIVAWWILMRVADVALPEAYTLPFAALALLVGVLELRERPELSSWVAYGPALVVAFLPTLAIVLATDSSMLRQVFLLLGAVAVLVWGSMTQQQAPVIVGAVVTAFAALHALFSFGPWLALLLVGLVLLALGASNERRRRAQDRLQAALRSMR
- a CDS encoding thioredoxin domain-containing protein; this encodes MNRLAKATSPYLLQHADNPVDWWPWCDEAFAEAKRRDVPVLVSIGYSACHWCHVMAHESFEDEAVGRLIDEGFVAIKVDREERPDVDAVYMIATQAMTGQGGWPMTVFATPDGTPFFCGTYFPKPNFVRLLESVGTAWREQRDAVLRQGAAVVEAIGGAQAVGGLTAPLTAELLDAATDQLASEYDATNGGFGGAPKFPPHMNLLALLRHHQRTGSRQALEIVRHTCEAMARGGLHDQLAGGFARYSVDGHWTVPHFEKMLYDNALLLRVYTQLWRLTGDPLAARVARDTARFIADELHRPGEGFASALDADTEGVEGLTYVWTPAQLVEVLGEQDGRFAADLFGVTSTGTFEAGTSVLRLARDVDDADPAVQARWQDVVRRLLAARDTRPQPARDDKVVAAWNGLAITAIAEFVRLVETRGAAGEDTEDNLLEGVTIVADGAMRDAAEHLATVHLVDGRLRRVSRDGVVGEPAGVLEDYGCVAEAFCAMHQLTGEGRWLDLAGGLLDTALARFAAPDGGFYDTADDAERLVTRPADPTDNATPSGRSAIVAALVSYAALTGLTRYREAAEAALATVAPLVGRHARFTGYAAAVGEALLSGPYEIAVVTDDPAGDPLVAAAYRHAPPGAVVVAGRPDQPGVPLLADRPMVDGRATAYVCQGFVCQRPVTTVDDLLTQFT
- a CDS encoding 5-(carboxyamino)imidazole ribonucleotide synthase, with the translated sequence MDSRTGLPVVGMVGGGQLARMTHQAAIALGQSLRVLALTPDDGAALVAADVRYGDHTDLVALRTFAKGCDVVTFDHEHVPTEHIRALSDEGVKLYPPADALVYAQDKHAMRERLTELGAPVPAWRPVTAPADLVDFGTTTGWPVVLKAARGGYDGRGVWLVDDPAQATELADTLLAGGTSLIVEERVRLRRELAVQVARSPFGQVAVYPVVETVQRDGICVEVLAPAPDLPEELAVVAQQLAIDLATALGVVGLLAVELFETPTGLVVNELAMRPHNSGHWTIEGARTSQFEQHLRAVLDYPMGDTSLTAPVVVMANVLGGEPGGMPIDERLHHLFAAEPGAKVHLYGKQVRPGRKIGHVTVLGTDLDDVRARAARAARWLRDGNAQ
- the purE gene encoding 5-(carboxyamino)imidazole ribonucleotide mutase, which codes for MSTVGLIMGSDSDWPTMRAAAEALDEFGVAYEVGVVSAHRTPTKMIEYARSAADRGLKVIIAGAGGAAHLPGMVASATPLPVIGVPVPLKHLDGMDSLLSIVQMPAGVPVATVSIGGARNAGLLAVRILAAADPILRERMTAYQASLEQMVAEKEAALRASLA